CCATCACAAACTAAGTACAATTAGCACTAAATTTCTCTTTTGACCCTCGTGCCTGTGCACCAGGGTCCCTGCACGTAGCCCCGCCCCTGCGCGATTCGGTTTTGAATTGCACGTGCTGTACTCTGCCTGGTGGTAcacgacgacggcgagagtttgcctccttttccacaAAAACGTACAGTATGCTTTACCACGTCCACGATCGAGAGCTAAAGTGCTACTCCGGTAAagtccaaaagaaaaacaaagttaCACGGAATACTTATATCTCACCCGCGCCCACGCACGACACGAGACCGGCCGGTGCCCCTCTTCTGCACGTCCCAAACGTACATAACGCAAGTGTGGTAGATCACACCCCACCACCTCGCCACGACGCAACCGTGTGCTTTTTTCCTTTCGAGTCAGAAAGACGATTAGCCACTTCCTTTTCCAATTGGACAGAGCCAGGCCCAGTCAtcaacagaaaaagaaagaagctaGCACGAGTCTACTAGAAAACAGTTTACAACACGCCTGCAATCACTGAATCACGAAGCAGAGCGAGCCAATCCATCCGCCCCGTCCGCGGCGTGCGCCGCCTTCCCGTATCGTTCcacgcgcttcctcctcgcacCCAAAACCGGCCGGACCCACCCCCCGGGCTTCTTGCCGCTATTAAAAACCGCCCGGCCGCCTGACGAAGCCTGGAAACCAAAACACACACGCGAGAACGAGAGACCAGCCAGCGACCGATCCGAGCCGCGGcgcctcgatcttcttcctcctacCCGTTGTCAATTCCCCTGTCTGCCCGATCGATCCATCTGTCTGTAACCACCACCACcgaggggaagggaagggaagggggaTGGCGGAGgcaacagcggcggcggggtcggaggggaagaggagggcgtcgtcgtcgacgcGGGCCGTGGGGCGGTACGAGCTGGGCAAGACCATCGGGGAAGGCAGCTTCGCCAAGGTCAAGATCGCGCGCGACACGCGCAGCGGGGCCGCATGCGCCATCAAGGTGCTCGACCGCAACCACGTCCTCCGCCACAAGATGGTCGAGCAGGTCGCCCccgccgctctctctcttctccgtCCTACTAGTACCTCTCAATTAATTGACCCTTACAATTCCGTCTGTCCGGGAAGATGGGCAAGACCATCGGGGATcattggattggattgggaaACTCATAAATTTATGACCCAGCGGATGCGATTACATTAAATTAGGAAATAATGCGAGTACATTAATTGGGGAAAACTATAATTATATATACGCTGGCGTCTCTTTCATGGCCGAGATTCTCTGTCTGTATggattatattatttttttccttctgctGGAAGAAAAATCAACCTCGTcgtgtgttctttttttattacTATAAAGTATACTCCAGAAACAATTTGAAGAGAACGGATATCGAATAACGGGTCGAAAATTCACCGCATTATAGCTATAGTGAGTTAAATGGTTCTCGCTTGGGGAGTATATCTAGCACCGGAACCAAGCTGGAATGTAAGGGAATTTTCTGGTTTCTGCAAAAGATTTGATCTATTCACTACTAGCTGTACAGTTGCTTCAGCTATCCTGTTCTCCTTACATATTTGGTTGTATTGTTAGCACTCAACACATCTTCCACCTGCTTTCAGATTAAACGGGAGATTGCCACAATGAAGCTAATAAAACATCCAAATGTGGTCCAGCTGCATGAGGTATGCTCTAACTTCTGCATATACAATATTGTCTCGTAATCTTTCATCTCGTTCAACTTTTGTGCATTTGATAGGTTATGGCAAGCAGATCAAAGATATACATGGTTCTTGAGTTTGTTGATGGAGGCGAGCTATTTGATAAGATCGTAAGGCTCTCAAACATTATGCAGTAGATGTTATGGCTTTTAGTCTGTCTATGTATGATCCCTTTTGCATATCGCGAGCTTGTCTTGTCGATATTTGCAGTTATAGGGCCACATGAATGTTTAGTTGCTACTCTTTTGTCAATTATCTATGTATTGTTGATGATTAGGTAAATTCTGGGAGGCTAGGAGAAGATGAAGCCCGAAGATACTTCCATCAACTTATAAATGCAGTGGATTATTGCCATAGTCGAGGAGTGTACCATAGAGATCTGAAGGTGTGTTCAATTTTGCTGCTCACCCTGGTGTATATTATCACTCATGTGGATGCTTTGCGGCACACATCCTAATTCATGCTTTTTTTATATGCCAACATTTGCAGCCAGAAAATCTTCTCCTTGACTCGTATGGATCTCTTAAAGTTTCAGACTTTGGTCTCAGTGCATTTGCACCACAAACAAAAGTATGATCTCTATCTAGTAGCTCTGTCCAATTAATGGACATTTTGGTTCCAGTACTAGCACTCTCGGGGTTGATTGACTTCTTCCAAACTATCCACTAAAAAATTTGCTAgcttttattttgaaaaagaatAATGTCAGATTGTATACTATTTGTGTTCTGAGACGAGAGTCAGTTAAGAAAAAGAGTATTGATCAGCTCCTTTGAAAACATTCAGGAGGATGGACTTCTGCATACTGCTTGTGGAACTCCAAATTATGTTGCACCTGAGGTGATTTGTTCTCCTTTCAGTTATTGTTTCTACCTTGTCTCAAAAATGTGCTTCAAGAGGTGTAAGCATGAGACTGTTTCCTCAGGTGCTTAATGATAAAGGTTATGATGGTATGGCTGCTGATGTTTGGTCCTGTGGCATAATCTTATTTGTCCTTATGGCGGGGTATCTGCCCTTTGATGACCCCAACCTTATGACTCTCTACAAATTGGTAAGTTCCTGTGATAGACATGCCTTGGTTGTCTGTAAAATTTACAGTGATAAGACTTTTTAATGTTATCTTTACAGATCGCCAAAGCAAATGTTTCGTGTCCACCATGGTTTTCTTCCGGTGCGAGAAATCTCATTAAGCGCATTCTTGATCCCAATCCTCAGACGGTGAGTTCCGATTTACTGTTGTGGTGGCCAGCGATTTCTTCAATACCTATATTTTCTCTATTTGCGTCACAGTTTGAGAAAACAAGTATTTTGTTTTACAGAGGATAACAATTGCACAAATTCTGGAAGATGAATGGTTCAAAAAGGACTATAAACCAACAGATTTTGAGCAAAATGAAGATGTGAGCCTTGAGGATGTCGATGCTGCCTTTAATGGTTTAGAGGTAATACGATCTGAATGTCATTTTCTGATTTGTGACTGAAATGCGTTATCTCCCTCAAAATATTATGTTTTAAAGGTGCCGCTTCATTTATTATCTGTCCTTTTTGACTTTATAGGAACATCTTGTCtcagagaaaaaagaaaaaccagaATCCATGAATGCATTTGCTCTTATTTCAAGGTCTCAGGGATTCAACCTTGGAAATTTGTTTGAGAAAGAGATGATGGTAGGTTTATAGAAAACGCATTTTGTTGATACATTTTTAAAATCAGACAATTTTAACTGTTAGCAAAACCTTCTTGGCTCTTTAAATAGCTTGATCCTTTTCTTAAATAGGGAATGGCAAAACGGGAAACATCCTTCACCTCTCAACGTACACCACAAGAGATCATGTCTAAAATAGAGGAAGCTTGTGGGCCTCTTGGTTTCAATGTGCGGAAACAAAATTATAAGGTAAACATTTGGAGTTCCTTCACTGTAAGCATTGGATAGTGAGAAATTCAGTACTCACACGGATTCTTCGTTTTGAACTTCCAGATGAAATTGAAAGGCGACAAGACTGGACGAAAAGGCCATTTATCTGTGGCAACAGAGGTACCGGCTCAATTTTCGACATTGAGATGTCATTGTCTTATTATTGTAGTTCTAAAAAGCTGCGGTAACTTTGGCATTTCTCATTTGAAGTGCTAAGCATTCTATGCTGGTACACTGGGGTATGAACTATGTGCCTGATAATTACATGCAATCTCTTGCAGGTTTTTGAGGTTGCTCCATCACTGCATATGGTCGAGCTTCGTAAAACTGGAGGGGACACCTTGGAGTTCCACAATGTATGATCTCAAATGTTACATTTGTCATCCTAACTGCTAAAACATTTTTGATAAAGTCTAACTCGTAGCGCTCTTAAAACAATTAACACTGTTTCTTCAAAACCGTGTGCAGTTCTACCAGAGTTTCTCATCAGAATTAAAAGACATAGTGTGGAAATCTGAATCTGACACAAGACGGTAAGCTCCTAAGCTTTTAATATTCTACCTCTGCCCTGCTCATAATCGCTATTCCTTCTCTCTATTCCACTGTATTAACACCTTTGTTCCAATCTCCAGATGATACCACAGAGAACAAGGACTGTCATCTGGTGCCATGTCGCTGGACCATCTTCAGATGATAACGCTGGGGAACTGTATATTTAGGTGGCACCACATTGATGAGTCCATCTCTTGTAATAGACGGCGCCTTTCTTTTTACCGAGCGCGATTGTACACATACATGTACGAAGAGGCCCTCCGGGAGATGCTCCTTGTATCGCAATGGGATGCCTAGAAGGTAGGCATTCCTGAATGCTTTTGGTTGCCGCCAGGGTTGTGTGCCTTTAATTTTGGTACTGAAATTATgtaagaaagatgaattatgGTAGATATATTGAAAGTAGCCGCTGGATTCGCAGGGCAACTTTGGTAGCGTAATGCGGTAAGCAACTTAACATGTTGTAGGTCTGAATTATGGAACGTGCCATGTCCATGTGCCTGCAGGGATTATATCTCAGAAACATAACTCTGACCACTAAACACTCGGTTTGTCTCTCACTCAACACTCGAAGGCCCCCGTCTCGATATAAGGCAGAAGAGCAGCGAGAGTTTCAAGCCACCAGCCCAACTAGCCTTCTTCTCGTGCAGattgatttgttttctttttgttttttttcgaGGGGTATATCTATTTGATGTCGTTGTCATCATTATCATCTTCTCTATATTACtcgcatcttttttttttgaggtcTCTCTTGTACAGTAACAGCTGTAGTATTGATGTCGTTGTTCTGAACAATTGGCACGTCTCAGAAACATAACTCTGACCACTAAATCTTATTGGGGTGGATCAAGTACATACAAAAAGCTGGCAACATCGATCTCTGATTTCTGCATTAGCACGTAGCCAGAAGGGGGCTCCGCTGGCAAGATGATCTCTGATCTCTGCACTGTTGGAAAACGAGGGCGCGCTTTCTTGCGTTACATCCAATCCGACGCTGCAAGGATGGATACATTTGCGTCGTCACATTGGCAGATTTCGCTTGAGCGGCGATCTGAATTCTGAAAGGCTACATATATAATGCCCGGTGCGTGCGTGGTTACAATCATCTGACGCTGATCTACAGCAAAAAgagttgttgctgctgctgctgcatgaaTTGAATTCTCTGTGCTGCTGTTGGTAGTCACCGCAACCGATCATCGATTCGATTTTACACCGATATGATTCTCCAAGCCAATAAGCAGTTTTAGCTAGCAAAAAGGGTTTTCAACCGATCATCATATGATTCGATTTTAGCCACAGTTGAGGCGCCGTAGGGCGTTGTGTGCTTTCTTTGTTGATCTGCGAGCTCTCTCGGCGTACGTATGATGTTCTTGAAACCTGTCTGCCTGGGATGACAAAGTGACAACGAAAGTGGCAGGTGAGAGACCGACGAAGAAAACCGCAGcaggtagctagctaggcaggTAAACTCGATCCATTCCGTCCATCGCCATCGTCACCGGCCACCGCACTCATGCTAGCCCTCTATGCGGACCTGGCAAATTAATTCGCAAAATTCTCCTTGTCACCTTCGATCGCATCATCCATCAACTGATCTCAGAACACTGAATGCCTCCCTCATTTCTGAACCCGAGTTAAAGGCAAAGATGTCACACTTTCGGCTGCGTGCATACGTCCTGCAGTCTTTACATGGTCcttgagacttgagagagttgaaacttgaaagaaAGAGCCCGAGGGCCGGGTGCCGTGCGACGGCCGGGCTGTCGCGAGCGGCGGGCGCCGAGACGTCGGGGTCATCCGACTCATCGGCACGGCGAAAATTGACGAAAGTGACGAGGAATTTTTACTCAACAAAATTCCCCTTTGGTAGTCATCCAGCGTTATTAGGCTGCGAGACGCAAACGCCAGACGCGACGTCGCACCTCGGGCACTCAGGCAGCCGCAGCTGCCGTTTATGGAGTTTTCCTTGTCCGGTTCTGTCGCTGATTAGTAAACTGGCATGAAAATCTACCAACCTTTTTGTTAGAAGCCCGGCCCGGTGAAGTGTATGTATGTGATGGTCGTCGTCGTGCCGTCTTTTGCTGCTCTTGCAATTGCGATCAGGCGATCAGCCTACTTTATATAAGTCTAATACTCTGTGATAATAATCTAGTGTGATCGTGTGTGTCGTTCTTTAAAAACGAGAATGCACACGCACGAACCGAGTGGGCTAATTAACTCTCGTGTGTAATCAAACTTTTTCTTGGGTTGCTAGTATAGTATACTGTTGTTGCTAGCAGCTTACATGGCTCTGATTCAAATCAGCGTGCCATGAGGTGCGAACCGACTGATTAATCTTCGGTTTAAATAGTGGCAAAAGTTTGGTGATGAAGCACCAGGAAGAAAAATGGATGCATGTACATGTGTTGTTGCACTCAAACTTTtatgcggctgctgctgctgcttctatAGGAAAGCAGAGCGCCTTTTGCTCATGGTATGGTGGCCATTCATGATCGATCGAGCTAATACGAGCTGCTTAATTTATTATTCTCATTCGGTGCCGTAATGGCGGATATTAGGAGAACTGATAGTACAGTTTTCCCTCTAAAAGTGATCGACGTACATTTAGCCAGGTCTGCTGCTTGCGTATGATCAGGAAAGAGACGGGTCAAACTCGAACATGATTCCGAGGGCGtgagtttttttaattaaacatGATTACCTCATCATACCGACACCTGACGCCATGTTTCATTCAGCGATGAGAAGTGATCTATAATTGTAGTGCAGGCATGCTTTCTTGCTCAATGATcgcattatcattaatttcCTTTATCCCATTTTGTCTTCATTTGCCGCCCAACACATTCTTAAATGGCTCAGATGCTTGCAGTCGATGCTTCTTCTTCAAGACGGTTTTCTGGTAACAATACTATGGAAAATACGAGCACGCACAGTGATATGGTTATAGTTTGATAATCTCGTCCTTCCAAGTTATATATTCAACGTTGCCAACGAGCATTGTCCCCTTGAATGCAAAAGAACACGTGAATCAGACAATAGACACATAAGAAACTAGTCCATGTCCATGTGCATCCAGCATTCCAGCTGGGTCAGCTAAGAGCCTAAGACCATAATTTTGATTCCCACCGACTAGAACCGTACGGGGCGGGCTTATTAGAAATCtttccggccggcggctggTGATTCTCATGCTTTCGTAATGCTGGAATAAACAGCGATATCTTTGTACGACGGTGCATGATGCATCTGGCCAGCCACAACAATTGCACGAGAAAATGCCAAGATCGTACCACTGTTATCGCGGCTCTAATGCTCCTCCctctcataatttttgtttcaaatttaaaaaaaataatatatttatttatttttaaaaaacgtttacatacatgacaaaaaatatgaaaatataccCCCGAAAGCAGAGTTTTGAGAATCCCCCAACCCACATGCATGACCACTCATCAAGTCATCATGCACGGAAatgctctctccctctctagTTCACTTTTTTGAATGGGAAATGACGTAGCAGACTAGCAGTACACTGATACGCACAAGGGCAGTCGAGAGCAGCACGTACGcctatatatgtatatgtatatatatatgtatatgtatatgtatatatatatgtatatgtatatgtatatatatgggaCAGATTCTAGGATACCCAATACTCCCTGTACTAGATGGAGTATTAGAGAAGAACGTCATGGACTTTTCACAATTagtaaaaattaaaacaaaaaatacccGGGACCACCCCCAGCACACGCGGCCGCCTCCgagcaggccgccgccgccctcggccccccccccccccccaaaccaccaccaccaccaccaccaccacacacACGCGCTCCTCCCCGcgccggcagcgccgccgccgtcctcgcccttgccggctgccccccgcacaTGCTCCTCCCCGTCGCGGTTGCCGTTTTTCTCCCCGTTACATTTTTACCCTCGTTTTCTTAATTCTCCGTTTGTTCTGACAGGATACTCCATAGATCTAATTGGAGTATTTAAAAGTAGTAACTAATCTGTGCTCTTGATCAAGAAAAAGGAACAGTCTAAATTAATTTGGGGTACGGTAGAATAGCTCATTCGTACTTCTGCATAGTGTACTGCCGGTTTAATTGGTGCTGCAAATCAACGTATTCGTCAATCCATCCCGTAAATACGATCGAGAtgcagtagtagtagtagcactATACAGATGTAACAGATGACCCTCACGCAAACTCAAAGGGGGCTAGCGGCCAGACTTAATTCAGGATATGGTGCAGGAGTTGGGGTTCTCCTCCATGCTCATGTTCCTGACGTAGTAGtagggctgctgcggcggcacgTACGGCTGgtaggcgggcggcggcggcggcggagggcggtAGTGGTTCATCATGTATTCCGGGTTGCTGAACATgtagggcggcggcggcagcaggtgATGCGGCATCGGCAGCAATGGCGGCTTCTTctggtcgccgccgtccttcTTGGCCTCGTCCTTCttgtccccgccgccgccgtcttccttcttcttgccGTCCCCGCTGCCGTCCTTCTTCTCTTCGCCTTCCTTCTTGCCGTCGTCCTTCTTGGCGTCTCCGGACTCCTCCTTCTTGGCGGCCCCGTCGCCTTCCTTCTTGGCTTCGTCTTTcttgtcttctttcttgtcttgtttcttcTCGGGCTCCTTGGCCGGGCCGACGGACTCGATGTGGGCCGCCCACGACGCCTTGCGGAGCTTGCTCACCACGTTCACCGGGTCCACCGTGCCGATCACCGTCATCTTCCGCGTCGCCATGTCAATCGATATCGCGTCGATGCCTGACAGATTCAAACAGAACAGAGTCAGTCGTCAGTTAACCCATCCGTGGTCCGGAACAGAGGATTGATATTCCAAAGCAGCACGAGGAGTGTCcatggatcatggatggatggatgcgtGCGTACCGACGAGCACGGAGACGGCCTTCAAGGCCCTCTGCTTGTCCTTGTTGTCATGCAAATCCAGCTTCACCACGATCTTCTGCAGCAGCAGAGGAACACATATACCACTGTTAGTTAGGAGCAGAACAGAGGCGTGCAGGGCCAGGGGCAATGTATGaatgacagaaaaaaaaacaagtctgAACAAAGTGCAGAGgcaaaacacaaagaaaagcGTCCCCGGACTCACTAGCAAAGGCAAGATCCCCAGGAGGAACCTCGAGAGAACAATCGATATGTGTGGAATCAGGATCAGGGACTAAGAATCCAAGAACATTACACAGAGAAGCCTCACTCACGTACCTTCGACATGCCTCCGTCCTGCGCACACtggcacacacgcacaccgaAGAGAGAACTAAAGGAGAATGAGACCAGATCAGACGACCAAATGGGTGTTACTAGCAGAGAAGAATAGCTAGATCAGGAAACGGCGAGCAGTGCGGTACAGCAGCCCCACAACTGCACCCGGATTTGGGACGGGCAAAAGTGTCACGCAACACCAGCGGCAGCTCgaaaagaggaagagagggaaATTGGTGAGCAGGAGGCGATCGATCAAAGGGGTCCTAAATACCCACCCACTGCCTGCGAGCGCGCAAAGTGAACGCAACTTGCTGAAGCTAGGTAGCGTTGGTTCGAAGCGCAGTGTCCCCTGTCGTCCTGCGTACTGAAAGACGTGGTCTGGAGTCTGGACCGGGTTACCGGCGCGCGTAATACGCTTATCTGAACCTCAATTGGACGCGCGCATTGCCAACTCTTGGCAAAGCCTCCGTATCCTCGGTCTCTCGTcctgtgtgtgcgcgcgcgtgATCGTCGTGACACGTCCAGTTCGACCCCTTTTGTGAGGCAGATCGATTCGATTCCTAGCGTAGCTCCCCATGGATTGTAGCGAAAACACGGACGATTCTTGGAAGAAAGGATCGATCGAGGACTGCTTTGTTTCGTGGATTCCCAGGTGATTCTTTGGACGAAcgactcgatcgatcgacaacTGTTCTGTTCCCCACAGGGTTCGATGCGATCATGCGATTCCCCGGACACGGACAGTTTACTGCACCGTGAGACTCGGCGTACGTAGCTACAGCCCTGTATGTTGCGTCCATTGCAAACTTGGAATTGGTTTTGCATGAGGATGAGATCGAGCCAACCGATGAACCAATAATAGGCTCATCCTTCCCTGTACAGTCATTGTCGCTCCTGCAGTGATCATGACGTACATGCCACACCTGTCTGTCTTACTTTATTTACTAAATTTATTTAGGAACGATTGgtgattattattattttgactTTTAATTAAAGGTGCGAGGCGCGTATATCGTTGACGTCATGCATCTCTCACCTGCTAATAACTGGACGTACAATTGCTAATGGTAGCATTAATTAGTGAGTCTGGTAAACAGCAACTGTTGTCGATCGGTTAAAGCCACCGTCAGGGAACCAAAGTTGGCCATGCAGATGCACCAAAGGATGGGCTCGACCTGTAAACATTTCCTTACTCAACACCTCCCTTTCAAGTCTTCagttttttagaaaaatgatTAGCTGCGTAATATTAAAAATAGTACTCCATCGGTTCATAaatgtcgctgatttagtacactAACTAGTATTAAAACCTAGAGGTCTTAACTCTAAGAATTTGGCCAACATGACAATAGAAGAAAGTAGCTCTGACCGACATTGATGCCATATTGCCATCCTTGTTCAGAAGAGAAGTTCTATTGATCGGAGAAAGTTCGGATGAACTAATTTTAAACAGCAATTTGGTAACTCACATCTCTCGCAAGAAACTCGTGTCTAGTAACTATTGCGTTGATCGAGACATGTCAGTCATACATTCGGACACAATTTTTTCCGAGAAATTTGAGTTACTCGCCGTTCAAAATCAGTTCTTCGTTTGCATGGCAAATAAGGAAACTTGCGAACGGCTGGTTTGCCTAGTTAGGAGTAGGAAAGGGGGACCCCTTGCCTACCAACACAACTACAAATCGTTCCGGTGATTAtgaatttaatttagtttCCTGAGTAAATCCTACTTATTTCTGCTTTTCTAATTGCCGAAAATGTTGTTACCAATCCAAA
This is a stretch of genomic DNA from Brachypodium distachyon strain Bd21 chromosome 1, Brachypodium_distachyon_v3.0, whole genome shotgun sequence. It encodes these proteins:
- the LOC100836113 gene encoding CBL-interacting protein kinase 9 isoform X1 yields the protein MAEATAAAGSEGKRRASSSTRAVGRYELGKTIGEGSFAKVKIARDTRSGAACAIKVLDRNHVLRHKMVEQIKREIATMKLIKHPNVVQLHEVMASRSKIYMVLEFVDGGELFDKIVNSGRLGEDEARRYFHQLINAVDYCHSRGVYHRDLKPENLLLDSYGSLKVSDFGLSAFAPQTKEDGLLHTACGTPNYVAPEVLNDKGYDGMAADVWSCGIILFVLMAGYLPFDDPNLMTLYKLIAKANVSCPPWFSSGARNLIKRILDPNPQTRITIAQILEDEWFKKDYKPTDFEQNEDVSLEDVDAAFNGLEEHLVSEKKEKPESMNAFALISRSQGFNLGNLFEKEMMGMAKRETSFTSQRTPQEIMSKIEEACGPLGFNVRKQNYKMKLKGDKTGRKGHLSVATEVFEVAPSLHMVELRKTGGDTLEFHNFYQSFSSELKDIVWKSESDTRR
- the LOC100834440 gene encoding heavy metal-associated isoprenylated plant protein 39 isoform X1 encodes the protein MSKKIVVKLDLHDNKDKQRALKAVSVLVGIDAISIDMATRKMTVIGTVDPVNVVSKLRKASWAAHIESVGPAKEPEKKQDKKEDKKDEAKKEGDGAAKKEESGDAKKDDGKKEGEEKKDGSGDGKKKEDGGGGDKKDEAKKDGGDQKKPPLLPMPHHLLPPPPYMFSNPEYMMNHYRPPPPPPPAYQPYVPPQQPYYYVRNMSMEENPNSCTIS
- the LOC100834440 gene encoding heavy metal-associated isoprenylated plant protein 39 isoform X2, translated to MSKIVVKLDLHDNKDKQRALKAVSVLVGIDAISIDMATRKMTVIGTVDPVNVVSKLRKASWAAHIESVGPAKEPEKKQDKKEDKKDEAKKEGDGAAKKEESGDAKKDDGKKEGEEKKDGSGDGKKKEDGGGGDKKDEAKKDGGDQKKPPLLPMPHHLLPPPPYMFSNPEYMMNHYRPPPPPPPAYQPYVPPQQPYYYVRNMSMEENPNSCTIS
- the LOC100836113 gene encoding CBL-interacting protein kinase 9 isoform X2 gives rise to the protein MVLAWGVYLAPEPSWNIKREIATMKLIKHPNVVQLHEVMASRSKIYMVLEFVDGGELFDKIVNSGRLGEDEARRYFHQLINAVDYCHSRGVYHRDLKPENLLLDSYGSLKVSDFGLSAFAPQTKEDGLLHTACGTPNYVAPEVLNDKGYDGMAADVWSCGIILFVLMAGYLPFDDPNLMTLYKLIAKANVSCPPWFSSGARNLIKRILDPNPQTRITIAQILEDEWFKKDYKPTDFEQNEDVSLEDVDAAFNGLEEHLVSEKKEKPESMNAFALISRSQGFNLGNLFEKEMMGMAKRETSFTSQRTPQEIMSKIEEACGPLGFNVRKQNYKMKLKGDKTGRKGHLSVATEVFEVAPSLHMVELRKTGGDTLEFHNFYQSFSSELKDIVWKSESDTRR